A part of Myxococcus landrumus genomic DNA contains:
- a CDS encoding TIGR02266 family protein, whose translation MPVFGLAALWNGRATPERAAAVVEGLDALLPSAQTLQLVVAVQGEQAGIELKVEAPGYPRAAVERLADEVKRSGGTFVELWRLPKAERDAFRNLTFAGGRAFGGHEREEASRLLAQHVGALTARPPPPSAPPPPPPAPTLEQDPRRVPPAPPGSPQRRGRRFAVRLELEFRTELDFVREHALNISNGGLFVRTAHRPPPDSIVTVDVKLPNGERLQGDAVVVHVVDDPYSGGVGLAFLSDDATFSQTLDRYLASLVGGAG comes from the coding sequence GTGCCTGTCTTCGGTCTCGCGGCCTTGTGGAATGGAAGGGCAACACCCGAGCGCGCCGCGGCGGTAGTGGAGGGACTTGATGCCCTGCTGCCCTCGGCGCAGACGCTGCAACTCGTCGTAGCGGTGCAAGGGGAGCAGGCAGGCATCGAGCTCAAGGTGGAAGCGCCCGGGTATCCGCGCGCGGCAGTGGAGCGGCTCGCGGACGAGGTGAAGCGCAGCGGGGGGACGTTCGTGGAGCTGTGGCGTCTGCCCAAGGCGGAGCGCGACGCGTTCCGCAACCTCACCTTCGCGGGAGGACGGGCCTTTGGCGGGCATGAGCGCGAGGAGGCCTCTCGCCTGCTGGCGCAGCATGTGGGTGCGCTGACGGCCCGGCCGCCGCCCCCGTCGGCACCTCCGCCGCCGCCCCCCGCACCAACGCTGGAGCAGGACCCTCGCCGGGTGCCGCCCGCGCCGCCAGGAAGTCCCCAGCGCCGGGGCCGCCGCTTCGCGGTGAGGCTGGAGCTGGAGTTCCGCACCGAGCTGGACTTCGTGCGGGAGCACGCGCTGAACATCTCCAACGGCGGGCTCTTCGTGCGCACCGCGCACCGACCGCCGCCGGATAGCATCGTCACCGTCGATGTGAAGCTGCCCAATGGCGAGCGGCTCCAGGGCGACGCGGTGGTGGTGCACGTGGTGGATGACCCTTACAGCGGCGGGGTGGGGCTCGCGTTCCTCAGCGACGATGCGACCTTCTCCCAGACCCTGGACCGGTATCTGGCGAGCCTGGTGGGCGGAGCGGGGTAG